In Primulina eburnea isolate SZY01 chromosome 3, ASM2296580v1, whole genome shotgun sequence, one DNA window encodes the following:
- the LOC140825300 gene encoding zinc finger CCCH domain-containing protein 14-like: MDTRKRGRGEFGVNANGGLKKFKTEMDSLPGGIGSKSKPCTKFFSTAGCPFGENCHFLHYVPGGYNAVAKMMNLAPAPAQRTTAPPPPTQSGSAPAAVKTKICNKFNSAEGCKFGDKCHFAHGEWELGKPNVPFQEDPRAGGAIPGRFGTRLEPPMTGPAASFGISATAKISVDASLVGAIIGKGGVNSKQISRQTGAKLAIREHETDPSLRNIELEGTFEQINQASTMVRELIVNIGSANVPGKAYGGPGGGFGRGSGVAAAAGGNFKTKLCDNYSKGSCTFGDRCHFAHGEAELRRSVL; this comes from the exons ATGGACACACGCAAGAGAGGCAGAGGTGAATTCGGTGTCAATGCTAATGGCGGTCTCAAGAAATTCAAGACAG AAATGGACTCCTTACCAGGTGGTATAGGAAGCAAATCGAAGCCATGCACGAAGTTTTTCAG CACTGCTGGTTGCCCATTTGGCGAGAACTGCCATTTTCTTCACTATGTTCCTGGTGGCTATAATGCTGTTGCCAAGATGATGAACCTAGCACCTGCTCCTGCCCAGAGAACGACGGCACCGCCACCTCCAACTCAAAGTGGTTCTGCTCCAGCTGCTGTGAAAACGAAAATATGCAACAAATTCAACTCGGCAGAAGGTTGCAAATTTGGAGATAAATGTCACTTTGCTCATGGAGAGTGGGAGCTTGGGAAACCCAATGTACCATTTCAGGAGGATCCTCGTGCTGGTGGAGCTATTCCTGGCCGTTTCGGAACCAGATTGGAGCCACCAATGACAGGACCTGCAGCGAGTTTTGGTATCTCTGCCACTGCCAAAATCAGTGTTGATGCATCCTTAGTTGGTGCTATTATTGGGAAAGGTGGAGTAAATTCCAAGCAGATATCCCGGCAAACAGGAGCCAAGTTAGCGATCCGTGAGCAcgagactgatccaagtcttaGGAACATTGAGCTTGAGGGTACGTTTGAACAAATTAATCAAGCAAGCACAATGGTAAGAGAACTTATTGTTAACATTGGTTCCGCCAACGTCCCTGGAAAAGCATATGGAGGTCCTGGAGGTGGTTTTGGACGTGGCTCCGGAGTCGCAGCTGCTGCAGGTGGCAACTTCAAGACAAAGCTCTGTGACAATTATTCTAAAGGTTCCTGCACCTTTGGTGATAGGTGCCACTTTGCTCATGGGGAAGCTGAACTGCGCAGATCTGTGTTGTGA
- the LOC140825302 gene encoding enoyl-[acyl-carrier-protein] reductase [NADH] 2, chloroplastic-like has protein sequence MAANATPRTQIVAQRPAVSAYHRISRPNFAHIGSKTKGVTWEKLRSATQPFSKIFEGNQLKYKRHVIKAMSGASDKQPLPGLPIDLRGKRAFIAGVADDNGYGWAVAKSLAAAGADILVGTWVPALNIFETSLRRGKFDESRVLPDGSLMKITKIYPLDAIYDCPEDVPEDVKTNKRYSGSDNWTVKEVAESVKKDFGTIDILVHSLANGSEVSKPLLETSRKGYLGAVSASSYSFISLLKHFVPIMNPGGATISLTYIASERIIPGYGGGMSSAKAALESDTRVLAFEAGRKHDIRVNTISAGPLRSRAAKAIGFIDMMIDYSLENAPSQKELTAEEIGNVAAFLASPMASAITGSVIYADNGLNAMGVGVDSPVFKDLDIPRAKQS, from the exons ATGGCTGCGAATGCAACTCCCAGAACCCAAATTGTGGCACAAAGGCCTGCTGTTTCTGCATATCATAGAATTTCAAGACCAAATTTTGCACACATCGGGAGTAAAACTAAAGGAGTGACTTGGGAAAAGCTTCGGTCTGCAACACAGCCATTTTCCAAAATATTTGAAGGCAATCAGTTGAAATATAAAAGGCATGTCATAAAGGCTATGTCGGGAGCTAGCGATAAGCAGCCTTTGCCTGGACTGCCCATTGATCTCAGAG GGAAGAGGGCATTTATTGCTGGTGTGGCTGATGATAATGGGTATGGTTGGGCAGTAGCAAAATCTCTTGCTGCTGCAGGAGCTGATATTCTCGTTGGTACATGGGTGCCT GCACTAAATATCTTCGAGACCAGTCTACGACGTGGAAAGTTCGATGAATCACGCGT TTTGCCAGATGGTTCTTTGATGAAAATCACAAAAATCTACCCATTGGATGCAATTTATGATTGTCCAGAGGATGTTCCAGAAGAT GTCAAAACAAATAAACGTTATTCAGGATCCGACAATTGGACTGTGAAG GAAGTTGCTGAATCAGTGAAAAAGGATTTTGGCACCATCGATATCCTTGTGCATTCACTTGCCAATGGTTCAGAG GTTAGTAAGCCTCTTTTGGAGACATCTAGAAAAGGTTATCTAGGGGCCGTCTCAGCATCAAGCTATTCTTTCATTTCCTTACTCAAACATTTTGTTCCCATCATGAATCCAG GTGGTGCTACAATATCTCTAACATACATTGCATCTGAAAGGATAATACCGGG ATATGGAGGTGGCATGAGTTCCGCAAAGGCTGCACTGGAGAGTGACACCAGA GTGCTGGCTTTTGAAGCGGGAAGGAAACACGACATCAGAGTCAACACAATATCTGCAG GCCCATTAAGAAGTCGTGCTGCAAAAGCTATCGGTTTCATTGACATGATGATCGACTATTCATTGGAGAATGCTCCTTCGCAGAAGGAATTAACTGCGG AGGAGATTGGAAATGTTGCTGCTTTTCTTGCATCCCCAATGGCTTCGGCTATCACTGGTTCTGTTATTTACGCGGATAATGGTCTCAACGCCATGGGGGTTGGGGTCGACAGCCCGGTTTTTAAAGATCTTGATATCCCGAGAGCTAAACAAAGTTAG
- the LOC140825303 gene encoding uncharacterized protein, with protein sequence MKASIKFRDDRKPLLRAKVPINITSFPFQSGVVAGESKELCLNLATFFDSGPSLKFSYRPNDSQNPFTFVFKTGIGHFGSPNRSPLNMSAEFNLIGSRNPSFFIHFKPDFGDFTLKKSHSSEIVKGLGGEKFDGGVGSGDGFVSNGPRRQAGMVCGLLKGAEMSARTTLPIPDFALLNFQWGLRFARHETAAADTDAVMVGKRGDRAVGIGLPLLVMNKIGIEHMTKSKPIVEKTEPGPKYAEVADACLEMKKHMELIQAENGLLSKALRDLRSDIAAGKMDFLPYDRNNYSAGAERRSKGGKQLPEMKGFDAKSPVGEGKDELKALK encoded by the exons ATGAAGGCTTCGATCAAGTTTCGCGATGACCGGAAGCCTTTGTTGAGAGCTAAAGTCCCGATAAACATCACGAGTTTCCCCTTTCAATCCGGAGTTGTGGCCGGAGAATCCAAGGAATTATGCCTCAATCTTGCCACTTTCTTTGATTCTGGCCCTTCACTCAAATTCTCGTATCGTCCGAACGATTCTCAGAACCCTTTCACCTTTGTTTTCAAGACTGGGATTGGGCATTTCGGATCCCCAAACAGAAGCCCTCTGAACATGAGCGCCGAATTCAACTTGATTGGCAGCCGAAACCCTAGCTTTTTTATCCATTTCAAGCCCGACTTCGGCGATTTCACGCTCAAGAAATCGCACTCCTCCGAAATTGTCAAGGGTCTGGGTGGCGAGAAGTTCGACGGCGGCGTGGGGAGCGGGGACGGTTTTGTGAGTAATGG TCCAAGGCGGCAGGCGGGGATGGTGTGTGGTTTGTTGAAAGGTGCCGAGATGAGCGCTAGAACGACGTTACCGATTCCAGATTTCGCCCTGTTGAACTTCCAATGGGGTTTAAGGTTTGCCCGGCATGAGACCGCAGCTGCGGACACGGACGCGGTGATGGTGGGTAAGCGGGGTGATCGAGCTGTAGGAATCGGGCTGCCGCTCTTGGTGATGAACAAAATAGGAATCGAGCACATGACAAAATCAAAGCCGATAGTAGAGAAAACAGAGCCTGGACCCAAGTATGCTGAAGTAGCAGACGCCTGTTTGGAGATGAAGAAGCACATGGAGCTAATTCAAGCTGAGAATGGCCTTCTGAGCAAGGCCTTGCGCGATCTGAGGTCAGACATAGCTGCCGGAAAGATGGATTTTTTACCATATGACCGGAATAATTACTCTGCTGGTGCCGAACGGAGGAGCAAAGGCGGCAAGCAATTGCCTGAAATGAAGGGTTTTGATGCCAAATCGCCGGTCGGAGAAGGCAAGGATGAGTTGAAGGCATTGAAATGA
- the LOC140825304 gene encoding uncharacterized protein isoform X1 → MALPDNKQDPDGDDSFRWGTWEELLLAFAVNRHGTGAWSSIASELQKRSSDPNLTLTAQNCRQKYLDLKRRYVAQNDDESVTGDKSNDEEESAASATTLLEELRKLRVAELRREVQRYDLNIESLESKMKSMEEERDRGSRRERAGPDLGRKSEENRSEEDVKPDEEPSPEPVAGGDMLAADEIEKDHMSVNESNSTDLEAEKTRTGEKELEPVEAEAAEAERNRTGESSEEPVDTTSEPNRKPDREDSCNGSSNSIEKESGKAAIAERASESGESEAESKGGDEAMKESSDVQSSASRSKKEEGIDKARRGNTSGDERDHEDQSRSVKDLSAQSQPLIDFLQVIRSHKLGSVFERRLRSQQETSKYQKLILQHVDVETIEQRLKEGWYLVSRSKFFRDLLLLVNNALVFFSKNSSEAQAAIEFRKLIAKEMSQKFTKSESSSRKQISLQSLSLTKKEDREASHSLLLKPRIPGSLIVCRKRSSIAAKAAGSSSGADSKKREQTASLAEEKDTKLQSSQPSENAEEPKITKKRTRDRFPSVAANSKKNGKNQSNNSGNKNPVAESGKNQGKGGSSSLHSEPKGETKKKNQPMVDSKKRGAANFLNRMKQSSSSNNGALLDALKNTPLTSESTSSKGGSDQKKNDSGRRGDKKDHQVATKRSSETRQAKEKGSPTKRNVGRPPKTGTASRPNLGKRGRERDETPVSKQPKKRSKKL, encoded by the exons ATGGCTCTACCGGATAACAAACAGGATCCCGACGGCGACGATTCCTTCCGATGGGGGACCTGGGAAGAGCTTTTACTAGCCTTCGCCGTCAACCGCCACGGCACTGGCGCGTGGTCCTCAATCGCATCCGAGCTCCAGAAACGGAGCTCCGACCCTAATCTTACGCTAACCGCACAAAACTGTAGGCAGAAATATCTCGACCTGAAGCGTCGTTACGTCGCTCAGAATGATGACGAATCTGTTACCGGCGACAAATCGAACGACGAAGAAGAAAGCGCTGCCTCCGCAACAACGTTGCTGGAGGAGCTCAGAAAACTACGGGTTGCCGAGCTTCGGCGGGAAGTCCAACGTTACGATCTCAACATCGA GTCGTTGGAGTCGAAGATGAAGAGTATGGAAGAGGAAAGAGATAGAGGCTCCAGGAGAGAGAGAGCCGGGCCGGATCTAGGGAGGAAGAGTGAAGAGAATAGAAGCGAAGAGGACGTCAAACCGGATGAAGAGCCTTCGCCGGAGCCGGTTGCCGGCGGCGATATGCTCGCCGCCGACGAAATAGAGAAGGATCACATGTCGGTGAACGAATCTAATTCCACAGATCTCGAGGCGGAGAAGACAAGAACCGGTGAGAAAGAATTAGAACCGGTCGAAGCAGAAGCGGCAGAGGCTGAGCGTAATAGAACCGGGGAGTCAAGCGAAGAACCGGTAGATACGACCTCTGAACCGAATCGGAAACCGGATCGCGAAGACTCCTGCAACGGCAGTTCGAACAGCATAGAGAAAGAATCAGGTAAGGCGGCGATCGCCGAACGAGCGAGCGAGTCGGGAGAATCGGAGGCAGAGTCGAAGGGAGGAGATGAGGCAATGAAGGAGAGTTCCGATGTGCAGAGCTCAGCGAGCAGATCGAAGAAGGAGGAGGGTATCGATAAGGCGCGGCGAGGCAACACCAGTGGCGATGAACGTGACCACGAGGATCAATCTCGTTCCGTTAAAGATCTGTCTGCTCAATCGCAGCCGTTGATTGACTTTTTGCAAGTTATACGGTCCCACAAGCTCGGCTCCGTATTCGAGCGGCGACTGAGAAGCCAG CAGGAAACATCCAAGTATCAGAAGTTGATTCTCCAACATGTTGATGTCGAAACAATAGAACAAAGGTTGAAAGAAGGTTGGTATTTGGTGTCCCGAAGCAAATTCTTTCGTGATCTTTTGTTGCTTGTCAACAATGCACTCGTCTTCTTCAGCAAAAACTCCTCAGAGGCCCAGGCTGCAATTGAGTTCCGAAAACTCATAGCGAAAGAGATGTCGCAGAAATTTACCAAATCAGAGTCTTCATCGAGGAAACAAATTTCTCTACAATCCCTATCTTTAACAAAGAAAGAAGACCGCGAGGCCTCTCACTCTTTGCTGTTAAAGCCTAGAATACCAGGCTCGTTGATAGTTTGTCGTAAACGTAGTTCCATTGCGGCGAAGGCAGCAGGATCATCTTCAGGGGCTGATAGTAAGAAGAGAGAGCAAACTGCATCGCTAGCTGAGGAGAAGGATACAAAGCTTCAGTCTTCACAACCCTCTGAAAATGCTGAAGAGCCCAAAATCACAAAGAAGAGAACCAGGGATAGATTTCCTTCAGTTGCAGCCAATTCGAAGAAAAATGGCAAGAATCAATCCAACAACAGTGGAAATAAAAATCCAGTGGCAGAATCAGGGAAAAACCAGGGAAAAGGAGGGTCATCTTCTCTTCATTCAGAGCCGAAAGGTGAAACTAAAAAGAAGAACCAACCCATGGTAGACTCAAAGAAACGTGGTGCAGCTAACTTCTTAAATCGAATGAAGCAAAGTTCTTCATCTAACAATGGTGCGCTGCTTGATGCACTAAAGAATACGCCGCTAACTAGTGAAAGTACTAGCAGTAAAGGAGGATCTGATCAGAAGAAAAACGACAGTGGCAGACGAGGTGACAAGAAAGATCATCAAGTTGCTACCAAGCGAAGCTCAGAAACGAGGCAAGCAAAAGAAAAGGGTAGCCCGACAAAGAGGAATGTTGGGAGGCCTCCAAAAACAGGTACTGCTTCCCGGCCTAATTTAGGTAAACGGGGTAGGGAAAGAGATGAAACCCCAGTTTCTAAACAGCCAAAGAAAAGATCAAAGAAGTTATAG
- the LOC140825304 gene encoding uncharacterized protein isoform X2, whose protein sequence is MALPDNKQDPDGDDSFRWGTWEELLLAFAVNRHGTGAWSSIASELQKRSSDPNLTLTAQNCRQKYLDLKRRYVAQNDDESVTGDKSNDEEESAASATTLLEELRKLRVAELRREVQRYDLNIESLESKMKSMEEERDRGSRRERAGPDLGRKSEENRSEEDVKPDEEPSPEPVAGGDMLAADEIEKDHMSVNESNSTDLEAEKTRTGEKELEPVEAEAAEAERNRTGESSEEPVDTTSEPNRKPDREDSCNGSSNSIEKESGKAAIAERASESGESEAESKGGDEAMKESSDVQSSASRSKKEEGIDKARRGNTSGDERDHEDQSRSVKDLSAQSQPLIDFLQVIRSHKLGSVFERRLRSQETSKYQKLILQHVDVETIEQRLKEGWYLVSRSKFFRDLLLLVNNALVFFSKNSSEAQAAIEFRKLIAKEMSQKFTKSESSSRKQISLQSLSLTKKEDREASHSLLLKPRIPGSLIVCRKRSSIAAKAAGSSSGADSKKREQTASLAEEKDTKLQSSQPSENAEEPKITKKRTRDRFPSVAANSKKNGKNQSNNSGNKNPVAESGKNQGKGGSSSLHSEPKGETKKKNQPMVDSKKRGAANFLNRMKQSSSSNNGALLDALKNTPLTSESTSSKGGSDQKKNDSGRRGDKKDHQVATKRSSETRQAKEKGSPTKRNVGRPPKTGTASRPNLGKRGRERDETPVSKQPKKRSKKL, encoded by the exons ATGGCTCTACCGGATAACAAACAGGATCCCGACGGCGACGATTCCTTCCGATGGGGGACCTGGGAAGAGCTTTTACTAGCCTTCGCCGTCAACCGCCACGGCACTGGCGCGTGGTCCTCAATCGCATCCGAGCTCCAGAAACGGAGCTCCGACCCTAATCTTACGCTAACCGCACAAAACTGTAGGCAGAAATATCTCGACCTGAAGCGTCGTTACGTCGCTCAGAATGATGACGAATCTGTTACCGGCGACAAATCGAACGACGAAGAAGAAAGCGCTGCCTCCGCAACAACGTTGCTGGAGGAGCTCAGAAAACTACGGGTTGCCGAGCTTCGGCGGGAAGTCCAACGTTACGATCTCAACATCGA GTCGTTGGAGTCGAAGATGAAGAGTATGGAAGAGGAAAGAGATAGAGGCTCCAGGAGAGAGAGAGCCGGGCCGGATCTAGGGAGGAAGAGTGAAGAGAATAGAAGCGAAGAGGACGTCAAACCGGATGAAGAGCCTTCGCCGGAGCCGGTTGCCGGCGGCGATATGCTCGCCGCCGACGAAATAGAGAAGGATCACATGTCGGTGAACGAATCTAATTCCACAGATCTCGAGGCGGAGAAGACAAGAACCGGTGAGAAAGAATTAGAACCGGTCGAAGCAGAAGCGGCAGAGGCTGAGCGTAATAGAACCGGGGAGTCAAGCGAAGAACCGGTAGATACGACCTCTGAACCGAATCGGAAACCGGATCGCGAAGACTCCTGCAACGGCAGTTCGAACAGCATAGAGAAAGAATCAGGTAAGGCGGCGATCGCCGAACGAGCGAGCGAGTCGGGAGAATCGGAGGCAGAGTCGAAGGGAGGAGATGAGGCAATGAAGGAGAGTTCCGATGTGCAGAGCTCAGCGAGCAGATCGAAGAAGGAGGAGGGTATCGATAAGGCGCGGCGAGGCAACACCAGTGGCGATGAACGTGACCACGAGGATCAATCTCGTTCCGTTAAAGATCTGTCTGCTCAATCGCAGCCGTTGATTGACTTTTTGCAAGTTATACGGTCCCACAAGCTCGGCTCCGTATTCGAGCGGCGACTGAGAAGCCAG GAAACATCCAAGTATCAGAAGTTGATTCTCCAACATGTTGATGTCGAAACAATAGAACAAAGGTTGAAAGAAGGTTGGTATTTGGTGTCCCGAAGCAAATTCTTTCGTGATCTTTTGTTGCTTGTCAACAATGCACTCGTCTTCTTCAGCAAAAACTCCTCAGAGGCCCAGGCTGCAATTGAGTTCCGAAAACTCATAGCGAAAGAGATGTCGCAGAAATTTACCAAATCAGAGTCTTCATCGAGGAAACAAATTTCTCTACAATCCCTATCTTTAACAAAGAAAGAAGACCGCGAGGCCTCTCACTCTTTGCTGTTAAAGCCTAGAATACCAGGCTCGTTGATAGTTTGTCGTAAACGTAGTTCCATTGCGGCGAAGGCAGCAGGATCATCTTCAGGGGCTGATAGTAAGAAGAGAGAGCAAACTGCATCGCTAGCTGAGGAGAAGGATACAAAGCTTCAGTCTTCACAACCCTCTGAAAATGCTGAAGAGCCCAAAATCACAAAGAAGAGAACCAGGGATAGATTTCCTTCAGTTGCAGCCAATTCGAAGAAAAATGGCAAGAATCAATCCAACAACAGTGGAAATAAAAATCCAGTGGCAGAATCAGGGAAAAACCAGGGAAAAGGAGGGTCATCTTCTCTTCATTCAGAGCCGAAAGGTGAAACTAAAAAGAAGAACCAACCCATGGTAGACTCAAAGAAACGTGGTGCAGCTAACTTCTTAAATCGAATGAAGCAAAGTTCTTCATCTAACAATGGTGCGCTGCTTGATGCACTAAAGAATACGCCGCTAACTAGTGAAAGTACTAGCAGTAAAGGAGGATCTGATCAGAAGAAAAACGACAGTGGCAGACGAGGTGACAAGAAAGATCATCAAGTTGCTACCAAGCGAAGCTCAGAAACGAGGCAAGCAAAAGAAAAGGGTAGCCCGACAAAGAGGAATGTTGGGAGGCCTCCAAAAACAGGTACTGCTTCCCGGCCTAATTTAGGTAAACGGGGTAGGGAAAGAGATGAAACCCCAGTTTCTAAACAGCCAAAGAAAAGATCAAAGAAGTTATAG
- the LOC140825304 gene encoding uncharacterized protein isoform X3 translates to MKSMEEERDRGSRRERAGPDLGRKSEENRSEEDVKPDEEPSPEPVAGGDMLAADEIEKDHMSVNESNSTDLEAEKTRTGEKELEPVEAEAAEAERNRTGESSEEPVDTTSEPNRKPDREDSCNGSSNSIEKESGKAAIAERASESGESEAESKGGDEAMKESSDVQSSASRSKKEEGIDKARRGNTSGDERDHEDQSRSVKDLSAQSQPLIDFLQVIRSHKLGSVFERRLRSQQETSKYQKLILQHVDVETIEQRLKEGWYLVSRSKFFRDLLLLVNNALVFFSKNSSEAQAAIEFRKLIAKEMSQKFTKSESSSRKQISLQSLSLTKKEDREASHSLLLKPRIPGSLIVCRKRSSIAAKAAGSSSGADSKKREQTASLAEEKDTKLQSSQPSENAEEPKITKKRTRDRFPSVAANSKKNGKNQSNNSGNKNPVAESGKNQGKGGSSSLHSEPKGETKKKNQPMVDSKKRGAANFLNRMKQSSSSNNGALLDALKNTPLTSESTSSKGGSDQKKNDSGRRGDKKDHQVATKRSSETRQAKEKGSPTKRNVGRPPKTGTASRPNLGKRGRERDETPVSKQPKKRSKKL, encoded by the exons ATGAAGAGTATGGAAGAGGAAAGAGATAGAGGCTCCAGGAGAGAGAGAGCCGGGCCGGATCTAGGGAGGAAGAGTGAAGAGAATAGAAGCGAAGAGGACGTCAAACCGGATGAAGAGCCTTCGCCGGAGCCGGTTGCCGGCGGCGATATGCTCGCCGCCGACGAAATAGAGAAGGATCACATGTCGGTGAACGAATCTAATTCCACAGATCTCGAGGCGGAGAAGACAAGAACCGGTGAGAAAGAATTAGAACCGGTCGAAGCAGAAGCGGCAGAGGCTGAGCGTAATAGAACCGGGGAGTCAAGCGAAGAACCGGTAGATACGACCTCTGAACCGAATCGGAAACCGGATCGCGAAGACTCCTGCAACGGCAGTTCGAACAGCATAGAGAAAGAATCAGGTAAGGCGGCGATCGCCGAACGAGCGAGCGAGTCGGGAGAATCGGAGGCAGAGTCGAAGGGAGGAGATGAGGCAATGAAGGAGAGTTCCGATGTGCAGAGCTCAGCGAGCAGATCGAAGAAGGAGGAGGGTATCGATAAGGCGCGGCGAGGCAACACCAGTGGCGATGAACGTGACCACGAGGATCAATCTCGTTCCGTTAAAGATCTGTCTGCTCAATCGCAGCCGTTGATTGACTTTTTGCAAGTTATACGGTCCCACAAGCTCGGCTCCGTATTCGAGCGGCGACTGAGAAGCCAG CAGGAAACATCCAAGTATCAGAAGTTGATTCTCCAACATGTTGATGTCGAAACAATAGAACAAAGGTTGAAAGAAGGTTGGTATTTGGTGTCCCGAAGCAAATTCTTTCGTGATCTTTTGTTGCTTGTCAACAATGCACTCGTCTTCTTCAGCAAAAACTCCTCAGAGGCCCAGGCTGCAATTGAGTTCCGAAAACTCATAGCGAAAGAGATGTCGCAGAAATTTACCAAATCAGAGTCTTCATCGAGGAAACAAATTTCTCTACAATCCCTATCTTTAACAAAGAAAGAAGACCGCGAGGCCTCTCACTCTTTGCTGTTAAAGCCTAGAATACCAGGCTCGTTGATAGTTTGTCGTAAACGTAGTTCCATTGCGGCGAAGGCAGCAGGATCATCTTCAGGGGCTGATAGTAAGAAGAGAGAGCAAACTGCATCGCTAGCTGAGGAGAAGGATACAAAGCTTCAGTCTTCACAACCCTCTGAAAATGCTGAAGAGCCCAAAATCACAAAGAAGAGAACCAGGGATAGATTTCCTTCAGTTGCAGCCAATTCGAAGAAAAATGGCAAGAATCAATCCAACAACAGTGGAAATAAAAATCCAGTGGCAGAATCAGGGAAAAACCAGGGAAAAGGAGGGTCATCTTCTCTTCATTCAGAGCCGAAAGGTGAAACTAAAAAGAAGAACCAACCCATGGTAGACTCAAAGAAACGTGGTGCAGCTAACTTCTTAAATCGAATGAAGCAAAGTTCTTCATCTAACAATGGTGCGCTGCTTGATGCACTAAAGAATACGCCGCTAACTAGTGAAAGTACTAGCAGTAAAGGAGGATCTGATCAGAAGAAAAACGACAGTGGCAGACGAGGTGACAAGAAAGATCATCAAGTTGCTACCAAGCGAAGCTCAGAAACGAGGCAAGCAAAAGAAAAGGGTAGCCCGACAAAGAGGAATGTTGGGAGGCCTCCAAAAACAGGTACTGCTTCCCGGCCTAATTTAGGTAAACGGGGTAGGGAAAGAGATGAAACCCCAGTTTCTAAACAGCCAAAGAAAAGATCAAAGAAGTTATAG